From the Rhodoferax mekongensis genome, one window contains:
- a CDS encoding HDOD domain-containing protein produces MSSSVLGSVTIGYEPVWDQWRKRIGVRLWLDPESSSAVDANHLILALQELWPASREVCLLHAQAPGLLADLLEHCNASNIWLEIPQAWLGNALLAGRVRKAQQRGVKLVWAGEPGERPAEASAGWFHSAMLSLTAQDALGALRAALRKSHDGGSHGSRHTDSPVLSGQLYESLASQALVEHALDQQHVRGVAGWPTEEMLYAYRYRQIQPARQALLDLVHAIDADESLEALEHTMGNEPLLCYRFLRYANSASLSLRSEVTSLRQGLMTLGYSRLRAWLMEQLPHASADTNLDPIRHTMVLRARIMERLADAGVEDDLRREVFLCGVFSQVDLLLGENLGAALHRLPLPGRVSSAVVGHTGPYAPWLEVASALEGHNTKVIRDVCRAHQIASDEVNRALLRSLAQQ; encoded by the coding sequence ATGAGCAGCTCGGTACTCGGCAGCGTCACCATCGGCTATGAACCGGTGTGGGATCAATGGCGCAAGCGCATCGGGGTACGCCTCTGGCTGGACCCTGAAAGCAGCAGTGCGGTGGACGCCAACCACCTCATTCTGGCCTTGCAAGAACTGTGGCCTGCATCGCGCGAAGTCTGTCTGCTCCATGCCCAGGCACCCGGCTTGCTGGCGGACCTGCTGGAACATTGCAATGCAAGCAACATCTGGTTGGAAATTCCGCAGGCGTGGCTGGGCAACGCGTTGTTGGCCGGTCGCGTGCGCAAAGCCCAGCAGCGCGGCGTCAAACTGGTGTGGGCCGGCGAACCCGGGGAGCGCCCAGCCGAGGCATCCGCCGGCTGGTTCCACTCGGCCATGTTGTCGCTGACCGCCCAGGACGCCCTGGGTGCGCTGCGCGCAGCGCTGCGAAAAAGCCACGACGGCGGCAGCCATGGCAGCCGCCACACGGACAGTCCGGTGCTGTCCGGACAACTGTACGAATCGCTCGCCAGTCAGGCTCTGGTGGAACATGCGCTGGACCAACAACATGTGCGTGGCGTGGCGGGCTGGCCCACCGAGGAGATGCTGTACGCCTACCGTTACCGCCAGATCCAGCCGGCCCGCCAGGCCCTGTTGGACTTGGTGCATGCCATAGATGCCGATGAGTCGCTGGAAGCGCTGGAACACACCATGGGCAATGAACCCCTGCTGTGCTACCGCTTCTTGCGCTACGCCAACTCCGCATCACTGAGCTTGCGCAGCGAAGTCACCAGCCTGCGCCAAGGCTTGATGACCCTCGGTTACAGCCGCCTGCGCGCCTGGCTGATGGAACAGCTGCCCCACGCCAGCGCAGACACCAACCTCGACCCCATACGCCACACCATGGTCCTGCGTGCACGGATCATGGAGCGCCTTGCTGATGCGGGCGTGGAGGATGACCTGCGGCGCGAAGTTTTTTTGTGCGGCGTTTTTTCCCAGGTGGACTTGCTGCTCGGCGAAAACCTGGGCGCGGCCTTGCACCGCTTGCCTTTGCCGGGACGGGTCTCGTCCGCGGTAGTGGGGCACACCGGACCGTATGCACCTTGGCTGGAAGTAGCCTCCGCGTTGGAGGGCCACAATACCAAGGTCATCCGCGACGTGTGCCGGGCCCACCAGATCGCCTCCGACGAAGTCAATCGGGCCCTATTGCGCTCCCTGGCCCAGCAATGA
- a CDS encoding methyl-accepting chemotaxis protein, with protein MFTRLTIRAQLSMAFGLMIGFLVLTSWMGYRSTKAMHADMAAFVQGSNARSTLAEELQAAVFKRAVHARNLVIAANANDKDQEFALVVAANQQVGAKLAALTQRMQDADETARGRALVDEIAKVEAKYLPVALAVVDLGMKGLREQAIEKINLECRPLLVAMVAKSEEYAAYATQRSQSMLSEADASFHRNLQLLAGIALVALLSAFLMAAAMIRYLGKALGAEPSELRATAESVAHGDLTYKEQFARAPEGSVLAYMAAMRGSLVQIVGRVRSATENLATGVQQVAAGGLDLSQRTEEQASALEETAATMEELNGAARKSTEGARAANALASNASVVAERGGAQVAQVVLTMQGINASSRRIGEITSVIDGIAFQTNILALNAAVEAARAGEHGRGFAVVASEVRQLAQRSAEAAREIKQLIQDSVLQVSSGTELVTEAGSTIRDMVDVVQRVGHMVEEISHASEEQERAIAQIGEAVTQLDQTTQQNAALVEESATASQNLQQQTQELVDTVALFKLDGQTGLKHISAPRAIPSLRLAMA; from the coding sequence ATGTTCACTCGTCTGACAATTCGCGCCCAACTCAGCATGGCCTTCGGCCTGATGATCGGCTTTCTGGTGCTCACCTCCTGGATGGGCTACCGCTCCACCAAAGCCATGCACGCGGACATGGCCGCTTTTGTGCAAGGGAGCAATGCACGATCCACGCTGGCAGAGGAATTACAGGCGGCGGTATTCAAGCGTGCGGTGCATGCGAGAAACCTGGTCATTGCGGCCAACGCCAATGACAAAGACCAGGAATTCGCCTTGGTGGTGGCGGCCAACCAGCAGGTAGGCGCCAAACTCGCAGCCTTGACCCAGCGCATGCAGGACGCCGACGAGACGGCGCGCGGGCGCGCCTTGGTCGATGAGATTGCCAAAGTGGAAGCGAAGTATTTACCAGTCGCGCTGGCCGTGGTGGACTTGGGGATGAAGGGGCTTCGCGAGCAGGCCATTGAAAAAATCAACCTCGAATGCCGCCCGCTGTTGGTGGCTATGGTGGCGAAGTCAGAGGAATACGCCGCCTATGCCACCCAGCGTTCGCAGAGCATGCTGAGTGAGGCTGACGCGTCTTTTCACCGCAACCTTCAGCTCCTGGCGGGCATTGCCCTGGTGGCCTTGTTGTCGGCCTTTCTGATGGCAGCGGCCATGATCCGCTACTTGGGCAAGGCCTTGGGGGCAGAGCCTTCAGAACTGCGCGCCACGGCCGAGAGCGTGGCCCATGGCGACTTGACTTACAAAGAGCAGTTTGCCCGCGCGCCGGAGGGCAGCGTGTTGGCCTACATGGCCGCCATGCGGGGTAGCCTGGTGCAAATTGTGGGGCGGGTCCGGTCGGCTACTGAGAATCTGGCAACCGGTGTTCAGCAAGTTGCCGCTGGCGGTTTGGACCTGAGCCAGCGTACCGAAGAGCAAGCCAGTGCCCTGGAGGAAACGGCAGCCACCATGGAAGAGCTCAACGGAGCAGCCCGCAAGAGTACAGAAGGTGCACGGGCTGCCAACGCGCTAGCAAGCAATGCCAGCGTGGTGGCGGAGCGGGGCGGCGCGCAAGTGGCGCAGGTGGTGCTGACCATGCAAGGGATCAACGCAAGTTCACGCCGGATCGGTGAGATCACCAGTGTGATAGACGGCATCGCATTTCAGACCAATATTCTGGCTCTCAATGCAGCGGTGGAAGCCGCCCGCGCAGGAGAGCACGGCCGCGGCTTTGCCGTGGTGGCAAGTGAAGTGCGCCAACTCGCACAGCGCAGCGCTGAGGCTGCCAGAGAAATCAAGCAGTTGATTCAGGACAGCGTATTGCAAGTGAGTTCCGGCACAGAGCTGGTGACCGAGGCGGGGTCCACCATTCGCGATATGGTGGATGTAGTGCAGCGGGTGGGGCATATGGTGGAAGAAATCAGCCACGCGAGCGAGGAGCAGGAGCGAGCGATAGCCCAAATCGGTGAAGCGGTCACCCAGCTGGATCAGACCACGCAGCAGAACGCAGCATTGGTGGAAGAAAGCGCCACTGCGTCCCAGAACCTGCAGCAGCAAACACAAGAGCTGGTGGATACCGTGGCACTATTCAAACTGGACGGACAAACGGGCCTGAAGCACATCAGCGCGCCCCGTGCAATTCCCAGCTTGCGCTTGGCGATGGCCTGA